The Candidatus Zixiibacteriota bacterium genome includes a window with the following:
- a CDS encoding choice-of-anchor J domain-containing protein: protein MRRNLLTLTALILLACSVFAASDNDGYAGLTPERVQKTTQALSDLKSSFGNVRVYQTGPVISRLYGVPFGYGTSPEATADQFRLEHAGVFGVKADDLIPGNLSKKRNLTQPVMYDAETDSYKFTLVYYRQEIDGIPLFQGELRLLVRNESGYPLVMAVSTLRDLGDFIPNKSFGGFSAVAEDIARADEPGLTDFSEQETVIWAGIESKREAPRMAVTFEGSSDFPECFRYVIDPATGEILYKENRIVFEDVVGNVSGMASEGNASADCEPESIMPFPYAKVSIGSTIAYTDENGDFTISNSGTSSVTVTSPCVGQWFNVSNYSGSEEILTTTVTPPGPANFVHNSANTSEEVLAQSNAYIQANIVRSTAITANPSYPNLTDTEFPVSVNRTDGYCPGNAWYSSSDESINFCASGSSYPNTAWNAIIHHEYGHHLVNMGGSGQGQYGEGMADGMHVVIVDNPNLALGFYGDCEEPLRTADNSFQYPCSDDIHTCAQLLTGCIWDTRNALVQTTTGPEEYLPLLRNLAVNAILLHSGTEITPQITIDWLTLDDNDGNINNGTPHYWEIAAGFGAHNMDAPELAPLSFTYPQGVPTLLSPGVQTSFTVVVSGIEGNTPVSGTGQLYYNVDGSTYTSVYMTETTANNYIATLPPADCLQRVNFYLSAEADGIGEVYDPSPVDPYSAFVATDEEVIFSDNFDTDQGWTISGGSWERGTPTGDGGEYGNPDPSSGHSGSNVYGYNLDGDYENSMPERHLTSPAIDCSELANVTFSFWRWLGVEQPLYDHAYIRISNDGSSWTTIWENDVTISDNSWTEYTYDISSYADGEATVYIRFTMGTTDGSWRYCGWNIDDVEVKGYTCNVNAPNITTTLIPDWTAWYPLSQTLAAEGGTTPYVWADKNSDLSGTGLSLSTAGVLSGTPTNAGWLSFVAQVTDDSLYTDEKQFTFQINEALQITTTTLPNWTDGGSYSQQLAGTGGTGSPEWSDKNGDLVGTGLTLSRGGLLSGTVSEGTISFTALYTDDIGATAEQALSFTVNPVLQITTTSLPDGDLNEPYSQTLTTTGGTGTKTWTDLNDDLDGTGLSLSYNGVLSGTPITPGTISFTAHVADMGGGSDDETFSFEIIQALQILTEEVPDWTEGFAMNLQLEGIGGVGSRTWIDKNDDLAGTGLTLSTSGLLNGTPTTTGTISFTAALSDEAKTTVEQTYSFILNPALTITTESLPNGELGELYVANISSTGGTGGRITSDKNGVLAGFGLSIVAIGQIQGTPSTAGTVDLVVLVTDAIGATVEKSLPFEITQPLTIITETLPEWTINVAYSYQLEATGGTGDETWIDKNGDLTGTGLALGTDGLLNGTPTTAGTIEFTAMVSNERGSDEKALNLTINPAPALSSSLPDWTVGVPYSQQLSGTGGTGDISYTDLYGTLGSYGLSLSTTGLVSGTPTTAGTAEFTCHLTDEVGATGDFPMTFLLNEEVTVVTTSLPYGSAETAYSQQLAATGGTGSLTWSDANSGLAGTGLSLSASGLLSGTPTEEQTISFMAQAADEVGGIGQQTLTIEIGPAWICGDINGSGAGPDIEDLVYLVDYMFNGGPAPIFMEAVDVNGDGSIADIADLVYLVDYMFNSGPSLNCP, encoded by the coding sequence ATGCGGAGGAATCTGCTAACTTTGACAGCCTTGATTCTTCTGGCCTGCTCGGTATTTGCCGCCTCTGATAATGACGGCTATGCAGGGTTGACTCCTGAGAGAGTCCAGAAGACAACGCAAGCACTCAGCGATCTTAAATCCAGCTTCGGCAACGTCCGCGTTTATCAGACCGGACCGGTGATCTCGCGCCTGTACGGTGTCCCGTTCGGTTACGGGACTTCTCCTGAGGCAACCGCAGATCAGTTCCGTCTCGAACACGCGGGTGTATTCGGGGTTAAGGCCGATGATCTCATTCCCGGCAATTTAAGTAAGAAGCGAAATTTGACCCAGCCGGTCATGTACGATGCGGAGACCGATAGTTACAAGTTTACGCTCGTTTATTATCGCCAGGAAATAGACGGAATTCCCCTTTTCCAGGGTGAACTGCGGCTGCTGGTTCGCAACGAATCCGGCTATCCGCTGGTTATGGCGGTATCGACCTTACGCGATCTGGGCGATTTCATCCCGAACAAATCGTTCGGCGGATTCTCCGCCGTGGCTGAAGATATCGCTCGCGCCGATGAACCCGGCCTGACCGATTTCTCCGAACAGGAGACGGTGATTTGGGCCGGTATCGAAAGCAAGCGTGAAGCGCCGCGCATGGCGGTTACGTTCGAAGGCAGTTCCGATTTCCCGGAGTGTTTCCGTTACGTTATCGATCCGGCCACCGGTGAGATTCTCTATAAAGAAAATCGCATCGTTTTCGAAGATGTGGTCGGCAACGTCAGCGGTATGGCCTCCGAAGGCAACGCCTCGGCTGATTGCGAACCCGAATCGATCATGCCCTTCCCCTATGCCAAAGTGAGTATCGGCAGTACCATTGCCTACACCGATGAAAACGGTGATTTCACCATTTCCAACTCCGGCACCTCAAGTGTGACGGTTACCTCCCCCTGTGTCGGTCAATGGTTCAACGTGAGTAACTATTCCGGATCGGAAGAGATTCTGACCACTACTGTTACTCCGCCCGGCCCGGCTAATTTCGTTCACAACTCGGCCAACACCTCTGAGGAGGTACTGGCTCAGAGCAATGCCTACATCCAGGCCAACATCGTCCGATCCACCGCGATCACCGCGAATCCTTCTTATCCCAACCTTACTGACACTGAGTTCCCGGTCAGCGTCAACCGTACCGACGGTTATTGCCCGGGCAACGCCTGGTACAGTTCATCGGATGAGTCGATCAATTTCTGCGCGTCCGGTTCAAGCTATCCGAACACGGCCTGGAATGCGATCATCCACCATGAATACGGTCACCATCTGGTTAACATGGGCGGCAGCGGCCAGGGTCAATATGGTGAAGGTATGGCCGACGGAATGCACGTGGTGATTGTCGATAATCCAAATCTGGCGCTCGGCTTCTACGGCGACTGCGAAGAACCGTTACGGACAGCCGACAACTCATTCCAGTATCCCTGTTCGGACGATATCCACACCTGTGCGCAGTTACTCACCGGTTGTATTTGGGACACGCGTAACGCGCTGGTTCAGACCACGACAGGACCGGAAGAATATCTGCCGCTCCTTCGTAACCTGGCAGTCAACGCTATATTGTTGCACTCCGGCACGGAGATCACGCCGCAGATTACGATCGACTGGCTTACCCTGGACGACAACGACGGCAACATCAACAACGGCACGCCGCACTACTGGGAAATCGCGGCCGGTTTCGGCGCTCATAACATGGACGCTCCGGAACTCGCTCCGCTCTCGTTCACATATCCTCAGGGTGTTCCGACGCTCCTATCCCCTGGCGTACAGACCAGTTTCACGGTGGTGGTTTCGGGCATCGAGGGTAATACTCCCGTCTCCGGAACCGGTCAGTTGTACTACAACGTCGACGGTAGTACTTACACCTCGGTTTACATGACCGAGACGACTGCCAACAATTACATCGCCACCCTGCCCCCGGCCGACTGTCTCCAGCGCGTCAATTTCTATCTCAGCGCCGAAGCGGACGGTATCGGTGAGGTGTACGATCCGAGCCCGGTCGATCCCTATTCGGCTTTTGTCGCAACCGATGAAGAGGTAATCTTCTCGGATAACTTCGACACCGACCAGGGCTGGACTATTTCCGGCGGTTCCTGGGAACGAGGAACACCGACCGGCGACGGTGGTGAATACGGCAACCCGGATCCGTCCAGTGGCCATTCCGGATCGAACGTATACGGCTACAACCTCGACGGCGACTATGAAAACAGTATGCCGGAACGTCACCTGACCAGCCCGGCCATCGACTGCAGTGAGCTGGCTAATGTGACGTTCAGCTTCTGGCGCTGGCTGGGAGTCGAACAGCCCTTGTACGATCATGCTTATATACGAATTTCCAACGATGGCTCCTCCTGGACTACTATCTGGGAGAACGATGTAACCATCTCCGACAATTCCTGGACCGAGTATACGTATGACATCTCATCTTATGCCGACGGTGAAGCGACCGTTTACATTCGTTTCACGATGGGCACAACCGACGGTTCCTGGAGATATTGCGGATGGAATATCGATGACGTTGAAGTCAAGGGCTACACCTGCAACGTCAATGCTCCCAACATTACGACCACGCTGATTCCGGACTGGACAGCCTGGTATCCATTGAGTCAGACGCTCGCAGCTGAGGGCGGCACGACCCCTTATGTCTGGGCCGATAAAAACAGCGACCTGAGCGGCACCGGCCTGAGCCTCTCGACGGCAGGCGTTCTCAGCGGCACACCGACTAATGCCGGTTGGTTAAGTTTCGTGGCTCAGGTGACTGACGACTCGCTTTACACCGACGAAAAGCAGTTCACCTTCCAGATCAATGAAGCTCTTCAAATAACGACTACGACGCTTCCGAACTGGACCGACGGCGGCAGCTATTCGCAGCAGTTGGCCGGAACCGGCGGCACCGGCAGCCCGGAATGGAGCGATAAGAACGGTGATCTGGTCGGGACCGGTCTGACGCTTTCACGCGGCGGACTTTTGTCCGGAACCGTATCCGAGGGCACGATCAGTTTTACCGCTCTTTACACTGACGATATCGGCGCCACCGCTGAGCAGGCGCTGAGTTTCACCGTCAATCCGGTGCTTCAGATTACCACAACATCGTTGCCGGACGGCGATCTGAATGAACCTTATTCTCAGACACTGACCACCACCGGCGGCACCGGCACCAAAACCTGGACTGACTTGAACGACGATCTGGACGGCACGGGACTGAGCCTGTCTTATAACGGTGTTCTCTCCGGCACTCCGATAACTCCCGGCACGATCAGTTTCACCGCTCATGTGGCTGACATGGGTGGCGGTTCGGATGATGAAACGTTCAGTTTTGAGATTATCCAGGCGTTGCAGATTCTGACCGAGGAAGTTCCTGACTGGACCGAAGGTTTTGCCATGAACCTGCAGCTCGAGGGTATCGGCGGTGTGGGTAGTCGGACCTGGATCGACAAAAACGACGATCTGGCCGGTACCGGTCTAACGCTGAGCACCTCCGGTCTTCTGAACGGTACTCCAACGACAACCGGGACGATTTCGTTTACCGCCGCTTTGTCCGATGAAGCTAAAACTACGGTCGAACAAACCTACAGCTTCATCCTCAATCCGGCCTTGACGATCACGACCGAAAGCCTCCCTAACGGAGAACTGGGTGAGCTTTACGTGGCCAATATATCTTCAACCGGTGGGACCGGTGGTCGGATCACTTCCGACAAGAACGGTGTCCTGGCTGGATTCGGTCTGTCCATCGTCGCTATCGGGCAGATTCAAGGCACACCATCCACGGCAGGCACTGTCGATCTGGTCGTCTTGGTTACGGACGCCATTGGGGCAACTGTCGAGAAGTCGCTCCCGTTCGAGATTACGCAACCTCTGACAATTATCACCGAGACGTTGCCGGAATGGACAATCAACGTAGCGTACAGCTATCAGCTCGAAGCGACCGGCGGCACCGGTGATGAAACCTGGATCGACAAAAACGGCGACCTGACCGGCACCGGACTGGCACTGGGGACGGATGGTCTGCTGAACGGCACACCGACCACAGCCGGGACGATCGAGTTCACCGCGATGGTGAGCAACGAGCGCGGCTCGGATGAAAAAGCGCTGAATCTGACGATCAACCCTGCCCCGGCACTGAGTTCATCGTTGCCGGATTGGACCGTGGGAGTCCCGTACTCTCAGCAGCTCTCCGGCACTGGCGGAACCGGCGACATCAGCTATACCGATCTCTACGGAACCCTCGGCAGCTATGGCCTGTCGCTGAGTACGACCGGTCTTGTCAGCGGTACGCCGACGACAGCCGGTACTGCCGAATTTACCTGTCACCTGACCGATGAGGTCGGTGCAACGGGTGACTTCCCGATGACCTTCCTGCTCAATGAGGAAGTGACGGTAGTCACGACCAGCCTTCCGTACGGCTCGGCCGAAACCGCCTATTCGCAGCAGTTGGCGGCCACCGGCGGTACCGGATCGCTGACCTGGAGCGACGCCAACAGCGGTCTTGCCGGAACCGGTTTGAGCCTTAGCGCCAGCGGGCTTTTGTCGGGAACTCCGACCGAGGAACAAACGATCAGCTTCATGGCTCAGGCTGCCGACGAAGTCGGTGGTATTGGACAACAGACGCTGACAATTGAGATTGGACCGGCCTGGATTTGCGGCGACATCAACGGCAGCGGAGCAGGACCGGATATCGAAGACCTGGTCTACCTGGTTGATTACATGTTTAACGGCGGCCCGGCGCCGATCTTCATGGAAGCGGTTGACGTCAACGGTGACGGTTCAATCGCCGACATTGCCGACCTGGTTTACCTGGTAGATTACATGTTCAACAGCGGCCCGAGCCTTAATTGCCCGTAG
- a CDS encoding response regulator, with amino-acid sequence MPTSVKMLCVDAQPNIATETDKFPANTDWEWHCTRVETAQNALEQLQQEQFDVVISELNLPDQDGSELIKQIAAEYPGTVRFILSSCTDRETILKTAGSAHQFIAKPGEPEILGKLISNSLGMRRLLSNAELHRRIASIKSLPSLPDVYNDLVSEIQMENCSMRRVAGLISRDVGITAKLLQMVNSAFFGLPTHVESPLHAVNLLGLDTVQSLVLTAGVFQQFEGCDLPGISIDSIHNNSMAVGSSARLIATAFGLNRRPAEEALMAGMLHDVGKLVMLANFRDEITDAMLLSQEEKIPLWKAQKKILGVSDAQIGAHLLSLWGLPDNILEAVALHYRPVDTPHPLLNVLTTVHIAFALNQDLNNNIRDAAASSLDMDYLLKLGLADQLQNIKNLSLAAAF; translated from the coding sequence ATGCCGACCAGCGTCAAAATGTTGTGTGTCGACGCCCAACCTAACATTGCAACCGAGACTGACAAATTTCCCGCCAACACTGATTGGGAGTGGCACTGCACTCGAGTAGAAACCGCTCAGAACGCGCTGGAACAACTCCAGCAGGAACAGTTTGACGTTGTCATTAGCGAACTTAACCTGCCCGATCAAGATGGCTCAGAACTAATCAAGCAGATCGCTGCGGAATATCCCGGCACTGTTCGGTTTATTCTGTCGTCATGCACCGATCGCGAAACAATTCTTAAAACAGCTGGCAGTGCGCATCAATTCATCGCCAAACCGGGCGAACCTGAAATACTGGGGAAGCTGATCAGCAATTCGCTGGGAATGAGGCGCTTGCTGTCCAACGCAGAACTTCATCGCCGGATTGCTTCGATCAAATCGTTACCGAGTCTTCCGGACGTCTACAACGACCTGGTATCCGAAATACAGATGGAAAACTGCTCGATGCGACGGGTGGCCGGTTTGATCTCCCGCGATGTCGGCATTACCGCCAAGCTCTTGCAGATGGTCAACAGTGCCTTCTTCGGTTTGCCCACTCACGTCGAGAGTCCGCTCCATGCGGTCAACCTGCTCGGTCTGGATACCGTACAGAGCCTGGTGCTGACGGCCGGAGTGTTTCAGCAATTCGAAGGCTGTGATTTGCCTGGGATATCAATCGACAGCATTCATAACAACAGTATGGCGGTTGGCTCCAGCGCTCGGCTGATTGCAACCGCATTCGGACTTAACCGGCGTCCGGCTGAAGAAGCACTTATGGCCGGTATGCTGCACGATGTAGGTAAGTTGGTGATGCTTGCCAACTTCCGCGATGAAATCACCGATGCGATGCTGCTGTCACAGGAAGAAAAAATCCCTCTCTGGAAAGCCCAGAAGAAGATTCTCGGAGTAAGCGATGCTCAAATCGGGGCTCATTTATTGTCGCTTTGGGGATTGCCTGACAACATCCTGGAAGCGGTCGCCCTGCATTACCGACCGGTCGACACACCCCACCCACTTCTCAATGTGTTAACAACCGTACATATCGCTTTTGCGCTCAATCAGGATCTGAACAACAATATAAGAGACGCCGCAGCGTCGTCGCTCGATATGGATTATTTGTTGAAACTCGGCCTTGCCGATCAACTTCAGAATATCAAAAACCTATCACTGGCCGCAGCCTTCTGA
- a CDS encoding NUDIX domain-containing protein produces the protein MKRSDAAYWQPVAGGGEGGENSVEAAVRETAEEVGVKAAGHQFVPIPPITFISVYDCFGRLLWGPRVTVIPQFFFSLESTTDTVTLSSEHTAYQWLPFDLARPLLYWEDNRNALTTLHRRLTGADKS, from the coding sequence TTGAAACGATCCGACGCTGCTTATTGGCAGCCGGTTGCTGGTGGCGGCGAGGGAGGGGAGAATTCGGTCGAAGCGGCCGTTCGCGAAACCGCTGAAGAGGTTGGGGTGAAAGCTGCCGGACACCAATTTGTCCCAATCCCTCCGATCACTTTCATCTCGGTATATGATTGCTTTGGACGATTACTCTGGGGACCTCGAGTGACAGTCATTCCGCAGTTTTTCTTCAGCCTCGAATCGACAACGGATACCGTAACGCTGTCGTCCGAGCATACTGCTTATCAATGGTTGCCGTTCGATTTGGCCCGCCCGCTGTTGTACTGGGAGGATAATCGAAACGCCCTGACGACTTTACATCGCCGTTTGACCGGCGCCGATAAAAGCTAG
- the yedF gene encoding sulfurtransferase-like selenium metabolism protein YedF, whose translation MTVDKDLLLLIKSDGLGDGEPDLGAKLMNAFLNMLYESGRLPALVICMNSGIFLTTEGSPVIETLRKFADAGTEFSSCGTCLDYYGRKDKLLIGKAGNMRETVAAMLSFKQILVP comes from the coding sequence ATGACAGTCGACAAGGACCTGCTGCTGCTGATTAAATCCGACGGTCTGGGCGACGGTGAGCCCGATCTCGGTGCGAAGTTGATGAACGCTTTCCTCAATATGCTCTATGAGTCAGGCCGTCTTCCGGCACTGGTGATTTGCATGAACAGCGGCATTTTTCTGACAACCGAGGGCAGTCCCGTGATTGAGACATTGCGGAAATTCGCCGATGCCGGAACCGAGTTCTCCTCGTGCGGAACCTGTCTCGATTATTATGGGCGGAAGGACAAACTCTTAATCGGCAAAGCAGGCAACATGCGAGAAACAGTCGCTGCGATGCTTTCGTTCAAACAGATCCTGGTGCCGTAG
- a CDS encoding PKD domain-containing protein, producing MRRFFTATFLILVLVAGSVASEEYLPTDPSRYIYQESFLGYIPNRFIVVLNDNVTIDHQKDAKSSLALSDMNGFSQLAEQFQVKSLRPQFPGADRGAMAQAEGASSLARHYKVTFEVGSLDEVMAAYEALPEVNHCEPIGVSTVYATPNDTYYDDPPESYPYDQWHYWDTYGIEADNAWDSETGSQVVLVGDLDIGTMYDHGDLGGSDPPGPNDATTNGNIWINTNEVVGNGIDDDGNGYIDDIIGWDFVESTDWYIYSCTDLDCGGADNDPSDGNGHGTHTAGTIAAITNNGYAVAGIAGGFGDGTYAGGGNGVKLVPCRIGYQLRYSGYDMGVVIMDYVAEAMYYMAELKIAGWNVAAINCSFGTSNSGGLSAACDYLIAQDVMVIVAAGNSSSSSADYLGARTDCMDVGATDQDGNPASFSNYGSWVDVAAPGVSVLSTITDPSDPGTDYISSMDGTSMACPHVVGVAALLESYNPSLSAQDKWDLIVNNTKSYNQTKYVGVGIVDVAAALAAAGGGQNPPVANFSGSPTTGEVSLTVSFTDLSTNSPTAWSWDFGDGGTSAAQNPSYTYTAIGTYTVTLTATNAYGYDVETKVDYITVTAPAPPTANFSGSPTSGEAPLTVSFTDLSTGDPTAWSWDFGDGVGTSAAQNPSYIYNEVGTYTVTLTASNAYGSDDEVKTGYITVTEPGVAEKAYADSETSSLGTVSGSMTDTYASDNVYEGIIESESTSHPVKVTSNAEHEWTFTVGGGATVTFYLEAYRPNNSDGDDFIFSYSTDGVTYTTMVTVSSATEQVYTYSLPAYTSGTIYVQVKDDNRSWGNVSLDAVYIDEMYIEYETTPGPPVAEFVGSPTTGSYPLLVSFTDLSTGSPTSWSWDFGDGSGTSSAQNPTYTYANIGTYTVTLTATNAYGSDVETKSNYITVTDQSTGTMHVADIAVGRGKSGPNYVGTATVTIKDDVGSAVANATVYVTYDGPTSGSLSGTTGSSGTVSFQTSGVKKPSGEWCFEVTNVTHSTNTYVSGDNEVTRSCESGWVYGEDRGASLALVPVQFGLMQNYPNPFNPVTEIGFSISQPSHVTLEVFNIAGQRIATLVNESRSAGYHSVTWDGSGMASGIYLYRIVTNEGVDTRKMLLMK from the coding sequence ATGCGCAGGTTTTTCACCGCCACATTTCTTATTTTAGTACTTGTGGCCGGGTCGGTAGCATCGGAGGAATACCTCCCGACTGATCCTTCTCGCTATATTTACCAGGAGAGTTTCCTGGGATACATTCCGAATCGGTTTATTGTCGTTCTCAACGATAATGTGACCATTGACCACCAGAAAGATGCGAAATCTTCGCTGGCTCTTTCCGACATGAACGGTTTCAGCCAACTGGCTGAGCAATTTCAGGTAAAGAGTCTCCGGCCCCAGTTCCCGGGAGCGGATCGCGGAGCCATGGCGCAGGCCGAGGGTGCGAGTTCACTCGCCCGGCATTACAAAGTCACGTTCGAGGTCGGAAGCCTCGATGAAGTCATGGCCGCTTATGAAGCACTCCCCGAGGTCAATCATTGCGAACCGATCGGCGTGAGCACGGTCTATGCCACCCCTAACGACACTTATTACGATGATCCTCCGGAAAGCTACCCCTATGACCAATGGCATTACTGGGATACGTACGGTATCGAAGCCGACAACGCCTGGGATAGTGAAACCGGTTCTCAGGTCGTCCTGGTAGGTGATCTGGACATTGGTACGATGTACGACCACGGTGATCTCGGCGGTTCCGATCCGCCGGGCCCGAACGATGCCACGACCAACGGCAACATCTGGATCAACACCAACGAAGTGGTCGGCAATGGTATTGACGATGACGGCAACGGCTATATTGACGATATCATCGGTTGGGATTTCGTCGAGAGCACCGATTGGTACATCTACTCATGTACCGACCTGGATTGTGGCGGAGCCGACAATGATCCTTCGGACGGCAACGGCCATGGGACTCATACGGCCGGTACGATTGCCGCTATCACCAACAACGGTTATGCCGTGGCGGGTATTGCCGGTGGTTTCGGTGACGGAACTTATGCCGGCGGTGGAAATGGTGTAAAATTAGTGCCGTGTCGTATCGGTTACCAGTTGCGCTATTCCGGCTATGATATGGGCGTGGTGATCATGGATTATGTCGCCGAGGCGATGTACTACATGGCCGAGTTGAAAATCGCCGGCTGGAATGTAGCGGCGATCAACTGCTCTTTCGGCACCAGCAACTCCGGCGGACTGAGCGCGGCCTGTGACTACCTGATTGCTCAGGATGTTATGGTGATCGTCGCCGCCGGTAACTCCAGTTCGTCCAGCGCCGATTATCTTGGCGCTCGCACCGACTGTATGGATGTCGGCGCAACTGATCAGGACGGTAATCCGGCCAGCTTCTCGAACTACGGCTCCTGGGTAGACGTGGCGGCTCCCGGGGTCAGCGTTCTCAGCACAATCACCGACCCCTCCGATCCGGGCACGGATTATATCTCGTCGATGGACGGTACCTCAATGGCCTGTCCGCACGTAGTCGGCGTGGCGGCTTTGCTGGAATCCTACAATCCGAGTCTCAGCGCTCAGGATAAATGGGACTTGATCGTTAACAACACCAAGTCATACAACCAGACCAAGTACGTTGGTGTCGGAATTGTCGACGTCGCTGCGGCCCTGGCAGCGGCCGGCGGCGGTCAGAATCCGCCGGTAGCCAACTTCAGCGGCAGTCCGACCACCGGCGAAGTCTCCCTTACGGTGAGCTTCACCGATTTGTCAACCAACTCACCGACTGCCTGGAGTTGGGATTTCGGCGACGGCGGGACTTCAGCCGCTCAGAACCCGAGCTACACTTACACCGCGATCGGCACTTATACCGTTACCCTGACAGCGACCAACGCTTACGGTTACGATGTCGAGACTAAGGTTGATTACATCACGGTCACCGCTCCGGCGCCGCCGACTGCTAATTTCTCCGGTTCTCCGACCAGCGGCGAAGCTCCCCTGACGGTCAGTTTCACTGATCTGTCGACCGGCGATCCTACCGCCTGGAGTTGGGATTTCGGCGACGGTGTCGGAACTTCGGCAGCTCAGAATCCGAGTTATATCTACAACGAGGTCGGGACGTACACCGTTACTCTGACAGCGTCCAACGCTTATGGCTCCGACGATGAAGTCAAAACCGGTTATATCACGGTTACCGAACCCGGTGTGGCGGAAAAAGCCTATGCTGATTCCGAAACAAGCAGCCTGGGCACGGTAAGCGGGTCCATGACCGACACTTATGCGAGTGACAATGTCTACGAGGGAATAATCGAATCGGAGTCGACCAGTCATCCGGTAAAAGTCACCAGTAACGCTGAACATGAATGGACCTTCACCGTTGGCGGTGGAGCAACCGTCACGTTCTATCTGGAGGCTTATCGCCCGAACAACAGCGACGGTGATGATTTCATATTCTCGTATTCGACCGACGGCGTCACCTACACGACGATGGTTACGGTTTCTTCCGCAACCGAGCAGGTTTATACTTATTCCCTGCCGGCTTATACCAGTGGCACCATCTATGTACAGGTGAAGGACGACAACCGCTCCTGGGGTAATGTGAGTCTCGATGCGGTGTATATCGACGAGATGTACATCGAATACGAAACGACCCCCGGTCCGCCGGTAGCGGAATTTGTCGGTTCACCGACAACCGGTTCGTATCCGTTACTGGTCAGCTTCACCGACCTGTCGACCGGAAGTCCGACCTCCTGGAGTTGGGATTTCGGTGACGGCTCAGGAACTTCGTCGGCTCAGAATCCGACCTACACCTATGCCAACATCGGCACCTATACGGTAACTCTGACAGCCACCAACGCCTACGGCTCGGATGTCGAGACCAAGTCGAACTACATCACCGTGACCGATCAATCGACCGGCACGATGCATGTAGCCGATATCGCGGTTGGCCGCGGCAAATCCGGTCCGAACTATGTCGGTACGGCAACCGTCACGATTAAGGACGACGTCGGCAGCGCCGTAGCTAACGCGACCGTATACGTTACCTATGACGGCCCGACCAGCGGCAGCCTCAGCGGCACCACCGGATCCAGCGGTACGGTTTCATTCCAGACCAGCGGTGTGAAAAAGCCCTCCGGTGAATGGTGTTTCGAAGTAACGAACGTCACCCACAGCACCAACACTTATGTGTCGGGGGACAACGAAGTTACCCGCTCGTGTGAATCCGGCTGGGTTTATGGAGAAGATCGCGGCGCCAGTCTGGCTCTGGTTCCGGTCCAATTCGGCCTGATGCAGAACTACCCCAATCCGTTCAACCCGGTTACGGAAATCGGTTTCAGCATTTCTCAGCCGAGTCATGTAACACTGGAGGTGTTCAACATTGCCGGACAGCGCATCGCGACTCTGGTCAACGAATCGCGCTCGGCAGGATATCATAGTGTTACCTGGGACGGCTCCGGGATGGCCAGCGGGATATATCTCTATCGCATCGTCACCAACGAAGGTGTCGATACCAGGAAAATGCTGTTGATGAAATAG